The genome window atcagggaatccgtgtgtccaacaacaggagaggaccctaattgactttacattggcattgttttcgtggtggcacggaatgcggtgttaaaaggtcgtggtcatttcacgtatttctgtgagatcaggttgtaaaactcctttgttctcctccacgagctgcgccaacagcaggcactgctcttctgtccagttcggctttctcgttcttttattctccatttcattcgttgttttggtcattctgccaaatcaaaccgctttttaccatcaggccagcaatcacagtaattgctgacagctgagtctgcgtccaccattaatatcaaatagattaagtagtaaaattaccagcatggtgAGTAAACAtaataagcaaatcaatataataatcagcatgtgaatgaggtacgttcaaacattttgaagctgtgtatcaattaatttaattttgctgagtttcatcatcatgacataaaattattttcacgattacacatttcttaatagcCTACAGTCTAAGTTTTATGAtcggttgatttcactgtccattcattactagaAGTgcatttgattttcttttttttttcttttttcctttttgtaacaaccaatcacagcttttagaagactgcgtcatacctagcaacggggtcaaccacacctcctcactgagataaaagtttctgtctcctccttgctcagagttgctctcagaaacttcctgaatcacttTTAAGCgaagattccttgctaggaatttttaggctaagttaggagctctctgagaggactctgagaatctttgtgaatacgggccctgaTATTTAACactccgcatttaattctcctgttttgtctttctgtcacagaagaggttttaatttttatgaggttgttatgcacaactcctctttgtttaattttagatttagataatttaggtggtcgggggacagacaccattTGTTTAAAACTATGGGTGtgtaactgcactagaagctcagagaagcgtgtAAGACTTCGATTCTGAGTcctttgccaggttcctagatatgagagcagctccatccaaagtgggatgaatgccgtctctccttaTAAGACCAgattttccccagaaagtttgctttATGGTCTGTTACAATTGTGACCAGCAGGATAATGTGTTATATCTACCATTTATTGACTGAATTCACATAATCTCCTTTGAGTTAATCAAAATTCACATCTATTCCAGCTCAGTTATTAACAAATTGAATGGTTGTTACTGCACAATGAAGTAATGTAGGTTTTCACCAGATCCACACACTTGAAGGCTGGTGTTGATGAACATCCCTTCCAATGGGTCTGGGGGTTGCCCACCATCCTGTCAGctctctcatctcatcttaaaCTTTTAGAGTATATAacataacaaacataaacaaacgtAGACTGTACATTAGGGTGAGCAACTCCCTCCTAAGGGTTCTGGGTGTTGCCACCAAATGTTGTCAGCTTCCATTCAACAGTAATTAAAGATTAGAATGGTGGTAATGTTCCAAATAATAAGGCAACCTGACGCCATCCAGCAGCCTATAATAACGCTGCAACAGGTGCTGTCCAGCTTACCAGCGGCATATCATAACAACCAAAAAAGTTACGCCCAGCCGTGTCACATACTGACACTACCCGGCCatgtatcatactgctgcaaaaggtggcttttggtgtcACATGTCTGATGATGaaaccactgacaaagtggcgatATCTGACAACTTTGGATTGAGAACTTGCTTCCCTAATCACTGATGAAGGTGTTCCTTCAGCATATGAATGTAACAGCCTGGCTCACAAATGGCCTGTGTCCCCCTCATAATCTTTATCTGACGCATTGCTATCACAGTCACTGAAGACTGATCCAGTCACCTAGCTCCCACATATCAAAAACTTTACTCAAAGTAAgccaaagagaaaaagaaacagagtagaAAGTTAGGTAGAACAAGAACTATGTATCTGTATAAGTATGTGCACACTCAGATGCACTGTGCTAGCCCGCTGATCACTATAGTTGCCGTTGATGTCTAATTCTTCTATGACCAGCTGACTAAAGATGAGTAATTGCAGATGCACAACACTAGATGCCTTGAAGATAATGTTTACCAAAAATTTCTGTTCTGTCTTTATGTTAACATACGTAAACAGCTCTGGTCATGTGACAATCTAAGCTAAACATGTGTTGGGATCAACATATTTTGCCTCACCAaggggcaccaaatatgttgggaacATATTTTTAGGTTTCACACGGCGGCACCAAATATGTAGTGATCAACAtattaggcctcaccaagggACACTAAATATGTAGGGATTTAAATTcaggcttcacacggaggcaccaaatatgttggggtcaattggctatcggaaatcattaataattattaataataattaataatcatgttaaataatattacttaattaacattaaatcacctcgtggggcaccattcccgtaaagggaaaaatgatagccagtgaaagatatcagtctcataaaatatgctaaactattaatttggagttttgattaataattaaattaatgacagtAACCAAAATTAGcagtaaagcctgaaggatttcggagttcttgacgcagcagaggttgactattcattcactcttctgcaacattaaacagacagcaggtatgattccaaagaaatatatttattcacaacctagcaaagcaaaccaaaacacacaaattttaACTAattatatacaagcttggtgtgtgtgtgtgtgtgtgtgtgtgtgtgcgagagagagagaaagacaaaggcgggtgtggtgatcaaaaagccgtttggcctacaaacaAAAAGGCTGACAACtgagaactacaagatggccgaatcaaagctggcttcagttttgggggaggtgtttgtctgaccgtgtggtcaggacaaagacaaaggaaaagaagcgggaactttgagatgcctggctgggtgtagctctgttgaaagcctgtttgttaatgagtctatgtcaatgtgatttgtgttgcaaatggtctggattagtgcagagattgtttacttgtgtgcaagaatctgtttgtgaacagtattagcaaactaaacacttagctttggcgaagccaactaatcaatgacctaactgcaaagaatcacaacaataactcaatgacagtattaaccctatgggccctaggcgtttttggggtatttttactgcctttacttttaagctcatatcacagtcattataaaggctagatacacatgctatatcttgttttttttcaggtcaatcaaggctatccagatttgccatcatttcatgtccttctatgtgcctgtattttatattaatttttatatcaatgaaaaaaacattgtgactaaattcttacatttttacatgtatctcagcatagcaagttggaagaagacatattctgtcatatatgaagaggggagactctctggaatctggtaatataagaaccatgatgctgggacattctgtcacttcacagttgtccaaaacatgtggtttgtgccaggcggaaaatgattgccagtattttttcattattgcaagaaattccattgactcattcacaagtcaaaaatgtgttttatctgaaagaaacatgcagtaTTTACATCTAAAATcttagaaaaatagtcaaccaagtgcaatgatgtcctccaagataatatttgccactttgtttgcagtaaacaaagtttgttgttgtttttcagtttcagttatatattgggggggcattttgggcattgggggacacacatgtccccctcaatgtatatggtgactacggccctgtcatgcatgcataattaggctgcagttgtctgggtgcgcaaaggtgaagtggctggtcttgtcatacaaagtttggatatttgcatcttgaaagctggactacaaatgtggatagacagggagaaacacatgcaagcctaagacgtggtaagatacgatattcctcactatatgaagtgactgataacaagatctgtataatggattttgaagaaattcgtcaggtttttattttgtagacaataaatctggatttatagcgtgatgggatgacagtacaatgatgtgtgtggcatcactggaaagctctgctcctgcactttcatgtgatatgcgtggcatttctgtgcgagcctgcgtcTCTCGTTTAATCTGCGCAGACCAtgtcaaaacgtataagaggggcctccgcaatgccagagcaaactattactcagctttaatagaagaaaataagaacaaccccaggtttcttttcagcactgtagccagtctgactgagagtcacagctctattgagccttgtattcctttagcccctagcagtaatgattttatgagcttttttaatcctatgggccctaggcgttttgggggtatttttactgccttaacttttaagctcatatcacagtcattataaaggctacatacacatgctaagttggaaaatgacatattgtgccatatatgaagaggggagactctctggaatctggcaatattagaaccatgatggtgggacattctgtcacttcacagttgtccaaaacatgtggtttgtgcaagCGGACATAATTGCCAGTATTCTTTATgatttcattattgcaagaaattgactcattcacaagtcaaaaatgtgttttatctgaaagaaacatgcaatatttacatctaaggtcacagaaaaatagtcaaccaagtgcaatgatgtcctccaagataatatttgtttttcagtttcagtttattggggggacattttggttatgggtgggggggcacgtgtccccctcaatgtatatggtgactaagGCCCTGTCATGCAcacataattaggctgcagttgtctgagtGTGCacaggtgaagtggctggtcttgtcatgcaacgtttgatggagtgtccggacaatatggagaaatttgcatcttgaaagctggactacaaatgtggatagacagggagaaacacacgcaagcctaagacgtggtaagatacgatattcctcactgtatgaagtgactgataacaatatctgtataatggattgtaaagaaattcgtcaggtttttattttgtagacaattaatctggatttatagcatgatgggatgacagcacaatggtgtgtgtggcatcactggaaagctctggtcctgtgCTTtaatgtgatatgcgtggcatttctgtgcgagcctgcgttcgcgagtaatccatccaagtgtgtgcagagctgtatgaaagctctgttatacataattttagtgtaactatGTCATTTTTTCGCTATGAAAACatgctgtttcacgtgatatgcgtggattctcgctatgatgcagggtcgcggagaaaatcaatagagaagaacaggtgtgaatttggacgcacaatGCGTTGTtcaggcccatagggttaaatcacatacaagttaaacagtcttgcttagtctgtaaagctgtgataaagctatgcccagttgttactttaccgatccttgagtggatgTGAGAAAGAGTTACTTGatggtgtactgctttgttagccggctgGGAAGAGCTAtggttccagctgcagtctttgctgtgtccttgtGAGTTAgatgctgggtgctaactcacttagttccttgttgttGGGAAGcaagttgcaaaccttgtgcttgcaaGTGTAACTTCTCTGGTTCAGGTTTGCCTCAGCCTTGAGCGTGGGCAAGTCGTGGTCCAGGAAAAAGAGAGTCTGTTAGCAATTAGCCCCACCTTTGATGGTTCAGGGCAAGGAGCAAGGGCCTGAGCATCGgggctgttccaggcccagcagGAAAGAGGTGTGGGCTGCTCCGTAGTTCCCGAGCAAGAGCGAGATTTGTctgaagggagcagaccttctacagatgcctgtgacatcacagagtcacatgtcactgtaaaagtcctgtccacaagttgtgagacttgtgcctcactgaggtgtgaggtgagacctcctggaGATGGGTATcaaatagctgtctttgtttggagaacaaagagtATGCAGAGAAGGaagcctttaaatgtccagtttagattttaccaaatgGCAAATAATCTGTTGTCCTGTGAATCCCAGCAcatgtgacacaacacaaattTCATTCAGactgttattattttaatatttacctTAAATACTTTGATGCATCATTCAGCAACATTTTTAGAGCCTTAAAACTGAAACTCTTTTTGGACTGATGACTGATGGGATTATTAATTACTTATTTACCTCAATGCCTAATGAGTGCAGGCAAATACTTTTCATCTCTATTCCCCCTTACCTGAAATACAGCAGAATATTGCATTCATTATAAGTCCATTTCATTTTACTGATGGGATTAATCCTTTGTGACGTGTCTCAGGAGTAAATATGTTGCAATTCATATCTGAAAACCAAACAATAAACACTCATAATACAAATGTGATAGCCTGTTGaattaaattactaataaaaacTAGACTGACAGCATGTCAAATCACAAATATGGCAGACACTTCAAACCAAACTTTCTAAGTTTTGAGTGTAATTCCATGCAGACTTTAGAAAACAATTGTAACAATGAATACAACATCTCAAACAGGTATAATTTCTTTCTGTTTAATATTTGACCATTGCATTGTCATATATTCCAGAATTTTGGCCACTGAAGCGCAGTGGGGCTTCTCTCAGACCAAATCACTACTTTGTTCACAAAAACATGGAGAGTTTCATCAGTGCAAGGCACAGCCCCCCAGACATATTCAACAGCTGATTGTGTGCTTTGGTGATTGCGTGGCCCTATCCAAGAATGCCTTGCAAGATGGCTTTGTGAATGCATCTCCCAAGCTTACAGGCAGGCGGGCAGGGAACCTCCCACTGTGGTCTGGGTACTCTCCTTACATGGTGTGGCAATGTCTGTGGCCTTGTTCGGCGGGTTGAGTGTCGAGGACATATGGCAGCATCTTGGTCTACGCTCTGCCTGTTTCAGTGGTTCTATCTCTTGGACATGTCAGCACATCTATGCCAgtgaatccaccatggtggatgaatgattcagttgaatttgACTCCCAAGACGATCCACACCTAGCTgtcgattgagactggccaataggaacaTGGCCCtgcccatgacattattttcacagtgagagcaaaatcctgacacgagagcaaagacttaggttttgagagagagaagaaaaatgttttgagagaaacaatttttttctttttgagagaaaatgttttcacactgatagcaaaacaataatatttgagagtaaaaaaaaaaaggtttttgagagagttttttttcttggaaatcattttttaaatctcaaattttttttttatattctatgacaaaatactttcactcaaaactttttttagtctcaaatattattattttttgctatcagtgtgaaaactttttctctcaaatatttttttttctctcaaacatttttttcccctctcatatcatttattttctcgcatgtattaaagacacaaatatatctcCATAATATCAGGCATTATATTgccaatattaaaaataaaattactctAGCCTTTTTGTGCTTGTAGCAACAGCAAAGCTGGTGATAAATAAAGctaaaattacacattgtaaccctagttctatggTGTCGAGCTGACCCTTCTACCGACTGAAATAACATGGGACACAGGACATGACACATCACGTCAGGTAGGTGACGCGGGAttcttaaagctatagtgcgtaacttctacaggtccgtaaatgtccgtttcacccaagccactactagaggagatgacacaatgctgattaagccgatcgactcctctaacatctcgcggtatttttcaatatatatcatttttagtatgcaTGTAGACAGGCAACATTCCCGCgctggcacacaggaaatgcttcctcacaacaagaagggagggggaggaagagcggagagtgtcatagcaagaggtaggtaggtagaaagagaaagcaacatggcggagaagcagccgagacacggttcagaagtggatcctaccacaaaggcaagtgttactctgtgtacggtgtgtggcgactggcaagtgttactctgtgtacacggtgtggggtgagtgttactctgtgtacatggaagcgCCGctggcttattagttgtaataacccAATATCTGCTTGGAGGCGaaagaagttacgcactatagctttaacctGCTCACAGACTCCATCTCATGTGGTTGCTGCcatcttcactgtgtgtgttttgagttttgCCAAGTGATATTACAGTTAGTTATGGAGGGTTTGGAAACTTATGCTATGTAAACTGTTACCGAATTAATTAACTGAATTGCTTTGAGAACAGGTtggattgatttatttaatgtgaaatgtaaaaacacacacaaggttgctctgctgctgtgcagTGCCTCTGGTACAATAACGTAtaaattatttatcatttttaagcAGATTGTCTTGGTTCTTTGCACAGATCTATATCGTTTTTGACTGTTTGAGGGCTGTGGAGCCGCACACAGATTGGGGAAAAATAGACCATCCACACAAAAATAGAGTTAAGCAGTGCAGTGCCTGCGCAATCAAGCTTGGCTTCCATGTTCAGTGTTGCAGCTTCAGTTGATACATGGTTTCCTGCAGCCATGCCCCCGCTGATGTGTCGCACAACACCTGTGTCTCATGTATGTTGGTCATAAGAGTAGAGTCGTAATGTGTTGTGTTAAAGTATTCTCACTCATATTATCCAAGTTATCTGTCCCCAGCTATTCTTTCTCAATAACTTAACATTGCTATTACTATCAGCCTGTTTTCTGCCTGTATTTCTGTACTGCATAAAGAAAATAGATCAAGTCTGTCTTATGAAACTAAGTGCAGTTTTTATGACTCAATTCCACGACTCATGATTGCTTTCTTTGTGTTCCTCTCTGGCCTCAACAGGATAATGTGACATTTGGGTCCAAACAGTGACACCAAGAGGCTAAAACCTGAAGCCAGGATGGCAAATACCTCCACTACATCTGCATATTTGCCTGGTGAACTGACATAAGCAGGGACAAAGGCCACCCACACTGCACAGAAGATCAGCATGCTGAAAGTGATGAGTTTGGCCTCATTGAAAGTATCTGGAAGATTCCTTGCCAGGAATGCTAACAGAAAACTGAGGATGGCCAATAAGCCAATATAGCCCAGTAACACTCCAAAACCAACTGTGGACCCAACTAGACACTCATAAACTATCTTGTCATTGTGGTATTGAATGTTTTTATGAGGAGCTGGTGAGGAAGAGACAATCCAAGCAGTGCAGATTGCTGCCTGAATAGAAGTAAGAACCAGAACTGTTCCTCTCTGCTGCAAAAGACCAAACCACTTCAGAAGAGCTCCACCTCCTGGCTTGGAGGCCTTGAACACAGCCAGAACCACCATGGTTTTCACCAGGATGCATGATATACAAAGCACAAAGCTGATCCCAAATGCTGCATGTCTCAGTTGGCATGTCCACAGCCTGGGACGTCCAATAAAGAGCAGTGAGCAAAGGAAACATAATTTAAGAGACAGCAATAGCTGGAAACTAAGTTCTGAATTGTTTGCACGTACTATAGGGGTGCCACGATGATGGATAAATATTCCTAGAACAATAACACATATAAATGTGCCCAACAATGAGGCAGTTGTCAAACAGATACCCAGAGGCTCGTAGTAGGAGAGGAACTCAGTTTTCTTAGAAACACAGCGGTCATGTTGAGAGCTGGACCAGAAATCCTCTGGACAACTGGTGCATTCCATGGAGTCTGTGAAAATAGTGAAAGTGATTAGATACATGGTTATATTATTCATTCAGACTGCAATTTTTAAACTGAATACCAACCAGTTGAATTACTGATCTTCCCCTCAGAACAGGGGATGCAGTCAAAACAACACTCAGGTTCTCCCTTCTTTCTGGCCATGCGGGTACCTGGAGGACAGCTCTCACTGCACACTGACCGGGGTGGCtgtagaagaaaaaataaatatgtgttatTCTACTCTTCTATTACACTGCTATAATAAGTTATCCAATGGGACATGAAATACGTGACTGAAAAAATCAGAAGTAACCTGTTTGGATTCAAAGTTCCAGAAGATTTTATCTTCATCAAGTGTGAGTTCTTCACCTTTTGCTGACTCTTTCACCTCACCTACATTCTGAACTTTAGTTTGTCCATCAGGGAGCCACAACCAGTTCATGACATCATATATTGGTAAGGCATCACCATTCTCATCAAATGACACTTGATCACCAAACTGTGtggtgaagttgaccttttccAAGTAATACACAAGCTATGTATATCAGAATAAAAGACAGAGGAAGACAATTATTTTATGACCACCATGAACACAGTTGAATCCAGTATTCAATAATCAAACTGCACACTACACCTATGAAGATATTAACAATTCatacaaattatttatttaatagtgAAATCACATCACTAACAATATTGTGTTCCCAGTACCAAGACATTGTCTTATCTCAGACCTTATAACACTATACAATGCTGTCACCCAGTGGTAGGTAAAATCCTTTCAACTATCTGCTATGCAGTTTACGATTAATAATCTCATAGCATTTAGACAGATGAATGgtagggtggtggtggtggtgatgatggggGTGTAAAATGATATCCCACCTGCCATGGTTCCAGTCTTTGCAAACTGCCACAGCTGTGCCCACTGAAAGGTCCTCTCCCTGGCTTACACTGCAGCATGTCATCAAGAGCATATGCCAGGGCATACACAGCCTTGTACACGTTATACTCCGGCCTGAGGTTTGAAGTGTCCAATAATTCAGTGTCTGCATTCTCTAAATCTTCCTGTCCAGTGCATAGAGATCCCCCAGCCTCCACCCAACCTGCTTGAGGTGgtgcaaatttacactgaaaTGTGTGTTCCCAAAACTGATTTACCTGAAATATATTCAAAATAGGGGTGTAACATTAGACAGAAGTCACAGTTTCTTCATTCATACCCTGGTCATGGTTCAGTGTGGgtttggttagggaaaaaaacaacaactaaatgctatttttttttttttttttaactgaagtGTGTCAAGGCACAGACACAGTCTTCTTGCTGGGGACAAAAGCATTTTGCCCACTGACAATTTTGGGAAATAATTTTCATTATAGAAATGAGGAATATTACTAATAGTTCTGTTCCACATTGTTTAAACATTGAACACTTTCCCAGAAGACAACAGGTCACAATAGGCCATAAGAGTCAAAAGCATTTATTATCTTACTTATGAGCAAGGACTCTCTGAATGTTTGTTTAAATGTCCTTCAAATTTCTTAGGAACTGTTCAATATTTCAAGATTTaagaatcaatatttttttgccTCATAATGGAATTCTTTGTGGTGCACTCAACAATAAGAAGAGCCTATAATCTCAAAGTAACATTTCAATAAACTAGTAAACAGTGCTGTTTGCAGCAGTGTGGGCTAAGCTTCAGGGTTCTGTGTACTGAGTCAAACACATCTTCACCCACATAAGTAATGCATGTTTATCCTTCACATATCTTAAATCTAACTGGCCAACTATCCTAGCAGGTTTGCCAGAGGTCAAGTAATCAGCCCATTCTGAACAGATGCATTTTGAATGGGCACCACACTACGCTGTGAAATTgaaaattcaaaaatacatacaataaaatagaataaaacttGTATATTAGGAAGACTGTTTCAATTAGTTCTACCTTTGctatataaaacatttaaagggccagtgtgtaaaatgggttgaaaacagtgacatcagtggtc of Epinephelus lanceolatus isolate andai-2023 chromosome 4, ASM4190304v1, whole genome shotgun sequence contains these proteins:
- the LOC117260156 gene encoding extracellular calcium-sensing receptor-like — protein: MYLMLLYTYFSSAMPSPLVSISCQLLGQFHLNGMHKAGDVVLGGLFQVHFFSVFPDLSFTSKPQHPTCHSFDVLGFRQAQTMAFAIDEINRNSNLLPNVTLGYSLYDNCVKLGIAFRAALSLASGREEQFMLDKTCAGNPPVLGIVGDSSSTRSIAISSVLGLYRVPMVSYFATCSCLSDRQKFPSFFRTIPSDAFQVRAMIQILRRFGWTWAGLLVSDDDYGLHAARSFQSDLAQSGGGCLAYLEVLPWGNDPAELRRIVDVMRKSTARVVIAFAHQSHMINLMKEVVRQNVTGLQWMASEAWTAATVLQTPQLMPYLGGTLGIAIRRGHIPGFRDFVLQIRPDLQYNNSYENYLVNQFWEHTFQCKFAPPQAGWVEAGGSLCTGQEDLENADTELLDTSNLRPEYNVYKAVYALAYALDDMLQCKPGRGPFSGHSCGSLQRLEPWQLVYYLEKVNFTTQFGDQVSFDENGDALPIYDVMNWLWLPDGQTKVQNVGEVKESAKGEELTLDEDKIFWNFESKQPPRSVCSESCPPGTRMARKKGEPECCFDCIPCSEGKISNSTDSMECTSCPEDFWSSSQHDRCVSKKTEFLSYYEPLGICLTTASLLGTFICVIVLGIFIHHRGTPIVRANNSELSFQLLLSLKLCFLCSLLFIGRPRLWTCQLRHAAFGISFVLCISCILVKTMVVLAVFKASKPGGGALLKWFGLLQQRGTVLVLTSIQAAICTAWIVSSSPAPHKNIQYHNDKIVYECLVGSTVGFGVLLGYIGLLAILSFLLAFLARNLPDTFNEAKLITFSMLIFCAVWVAFVPAYVSSPGKYADVVEVFAILASGFSLLVSLFGPKCHIILLRPERNTKKAIMSRGIES